One genomic window of Hyperolius riggenbachi isolate aHypRig1 chromosome 7, aHypRig1.pri, whole genome shotgun sequence includes the following:
- the HSPE1 gene encoding 10 kDa heat shock protein, mitochondrial: protein MAGKAIQKFVPLFDRVLVERFCQETVTKGGIVLPEKSQGKVLQATVVAVGEGSKGKNGDIQPVSVTVGDKVLLPEYGGTKVMIDDKEYYLFRDGDILGKYLN from the exons GCAGGAAAAGCAATACAAAAATTTGTTCCTTTATTTGACCGTGTCCTTGTTGAGCGGTTCTGTCAAGAAACTGTCACCAAAGGAGGAATTGTGCTTCCTGAAAAATCTCAAGGCAAAGTCTTGCAAGCAACAGTGGTAGCAGTTGGAGAAGGCTCTAAAGGAAAG aatggaGACATTCAGCCAGTTAGTGTAACTGTTGGTGATAAGGTATTGCTTCCAGAATATGGTGGAACCAAGGTCATGATAGATGATAAA GAATACTACTTGTTCAGAGATGGTGACATATTGGGAAAATATTTGAATTAA